In a genomic window of Chaetodon auriga isolate fChaAug3 chromosome 1, fChaAug3.hap1, whole genome shotgun sequence:
- the smyd2a gene encoding N-lysine methyltransferase SMYD2-A produces the protein MKNEGIEGTERFLSPGKGRGLRAVGHFAVGELVFACPAYSYVLTVNERGAHCEHCFTRKEDLFKCGKCKQAYYCNVDCQRGDWPMHKLECVAMCAYGENWCPSETVRLVARLIMKQRVTTERTPSERLLLFKEFESHLDKMDSEKEEMNQADIAALHHFYSRHISDLPSEQALTELFAQVNCNGFTIEDEELSHLGSAVFPDVALMNHSCSPNVIVTYKGTVAEVRAVQEINPGDEIFNSYIDLLYPTEDRKERLLDSYFFTCQCTECTSRSKDKAKMEIRKLSSPPEPEEIRSMVRYAKNVIEEFRRAKHYKTPSELLEMCELSQEKMGAIFADTNVYMLHMMYQAMGVCLYMQDWDGAMSYGEKIIQPYSVHYPAYSLNVASMYLKLGRLYLGLEKKSQGVKALKKAVAIMEVAHGKDHHYVAEVKREIEEQK, from the exons ATGAAGAACGAAGGGATAGAGGGCACGGAGAGGTTCCTGAGCCCGGGCAAAGGCAGGGGCTTGCGGGCGGTGGGGCACTTCGCGGTGGGGGAGCTGGTGTTCGCCTGCCCTGCCTACTCCTACGTGTTGACAGTGAATGAAAGGGGAGCGCACTGTGAGCACTGCTTCACCAG GAAAGAAGACCTTTTTAAGTGTGGCAAATGCAAGCAAGCCTACTACTGCAATGTCGACTGTCAG AGAGGTGATTGGCCCATGCACAAGCTGGAGTGTGTAGCTATGTGTGCCTATGGGGAAAACTGGTGTCCATCAGAGACCGTCAGACTGGTCGCTAGACTCATCATGAAACAG AGAGTTACAACAGAACGAACCCCTTCAGAAAGGCTGCTGCTCTTCAAAGAGTTTGAGTCCC ATTTAGATAAGATGGACagtgagaaggaggagatgaaccAGGCGGACATCGCAGCGCTGCATCACTTCTACTCCAGACACATCAGTGACCTCCCCAGTGAACAGGCTCTCACTGAGCTCTTTGCACAG GTTAACTGTAATGGTTTCACCATTGAGGATGAGGAGCTCTCCCACCTAGGATCAGCTGTTTTCCCTGA CGTAGCACTGATGAATCACAGCTGTAGTCCTAATGTCATAGTGACCTATAAAGGCACAGTGGCTGAGGTCAGAGCTGTCCAAGAGATAAACCCTGGAGACGAG ATCTTCAACAGTTACATAGACCTGCTCTATCCaacagaggacaggaaagagagGTTGTTAGATTCCTACTTCTTCACATGCCAGTGTACTGAGTGCACCTCCAGGTCTAAG GATAAAGCGAAAATGGAGATCAGGAAGCTGAGTTCTCCACCAGAGCCAGAGGAAATCCGATCCATGGTCCGTTACGCCAAAAATGTCATCGAGGAGTTCAGGAGAGCCAAACACTACAAGA CCCCCAGTGAGCTGCTGGAGATGTGTGAGCTCAGCCAAGAGAAGATGGGAGCTATATTTGCAGACACCAACGTCTACATGCTGCACATGATGTATCAGGCCATGGGCGTCTGTCTCTACATGCAGGACTGGGACGGAGCTATGAGCTACGGAGAGAAGATTATTCAGCCATACAG TGTTCACTACCCAGCCTACTCTCTAAATGTGGCGTCTATGTATCTGAAACTGGGACGTCTGTACTTGGGGTTGGAGAAGAAGTCGCAAGGAGTCAAAGCTTTGAAGAAG gCAGTTGCCATCATGGAGGTGGCTCATGGGAAAGATCACCATTATGTAGCGGAAGTCAAACGAGAAATTGAGGAGCAGAAGTGa